One window from the genome of Caldisalinibacter kiritimatiensis encodes:
- a CDS encoding aminotransferase class I/II-fold pyridoxal phosphate-dependent enzyme — translation MNTPIINGLKKYINENNIRFHMPGHKGENALLDLGKLIPEIDVTEVSGTDNLHNPTSIIHKSQQLAKETFEAKATFYSINGTTAGIYSAIMSVTKPGDKILIQRNSHRSVYNAAILGNLKTTYIYPNYRKEDKVATGINPEDVENALKTDSDIKAVVITYPSYYGICSDIKEISKIVHKYNKILIVDEAHGAHLKFSDRLPISALEAGADIVIQSTHKTLPAFTQSSMVHVGTERVDIERLKTMLSIYQTTSPSYILMASLDLARAYMETEGKQRLDNLIDNIEKWTTYLKEIKGVNIFDKNNIADDNFYDFDKTKIMIDLTDINITGKHLETILREDYKIQLEMADNYYGVALTTVLDQEENIEKLAKAIEDISKKEKYRESKIYDISIKSIKPEINLSLYDAFNKDTEIEYLQKSVGRISGSFIIPYPPGIPILCHGEIITEEIIDYIENLKKNNIEFLGFVDNNNAQLKVIK, via the coding sequence ATGAATACACCTATTATAAATGGATTAAAAAAATATATTAATGAAAATAATATTAGATTCCATATGCCAGGACATAAAGGAGAGAATGCTTTATTAGACTTGGGTAAACTTATACCTGAAATAGATGTAACAGAGGTAAGTGGTACAGATAATTTACACAACCCCACATCTATTATACATAAAAGTCAGCAGCTAGCTAAAGAAACCTTTGAAGCTAAAGCTACATTTTACTCTATAAATGGAACAACAGCTGGTATTTATTCAGCTATAATGTCAGTTACAAAACCAGGAGATAAAATATTGATACAAAGGAATTCCCATAGGTCAGTTTACAATGCTGCGATACTTGGGAATCTTAAAACAACGTATATTTATCCTAACTATAGAAAAGAAGATAAAGTAGCTACTGGTATAAATCCAGAAGATGTGGAAAATGCATTAAAAACAGATAGTGATATAAAGGCTGTAGTTATCACTTATCCATCTTATTATGGAATATGTAGCGATATTAAAGAAATTTCTAAAATAGTTCATAAATATAATAAAATATTAATAGTAGACGAAGCTCATGGTGCTCATTTAAAATTTAGTGATAGACTACCTATATCGGCCTTAGAAGCAGGTGCAGATATAGTTATTCAAAGTACTCATAAGACATTACCAGCATTTACTCAAAGCTCTATGGTTCATGTAGGTACAGAAAGAGTTGATATTGAAAGATTAAAAACTATGCTTTCTATATATCAAACTACCAGTCCTTCTTATATATTAATGGCTTCACTAGATTTAGCTAGAGCATATATGGAGACAGAGGGAAAACAAAGATTAGATAATCTTATTGACAATATAGAGAAGTGGACAACATATCTAAAAGAAATAAAGGGAGTTAATATTTTCGATAAAAACAATATAGCCGATGACAACTTTTATGATTTTGATAAAACAAAGATAATGATAGACCTTACAGATATAAATATAACAGGAAAGCACCTTGAGACTATACTAAGAGAAGACTATAAAATACAATTAGAAATGGCTGATAATTATTATGGAGTAGCCCTTACAACTGTATTAGACCAAGAAGAAAATATTGAAAAATTAGCAAAAGCAATAGAAGATATATCTAAAAAAGAGAAATATAGAGAATCTAAAATCTATGATATATCTATAAAAAGTATAAAACCTGAAATAAATTTGAGTTTATACGATGCATTTAATAAAGATACTGAGATTGAGTATTTACAAAAAAGTGTAGGCCGAATATCAGGAAGCTTCATAATACCTTATCCGCCAGGGATACCAATTCTATGTCATGGAGAAATAATAACAGAAGAAATTATAGATTATATTGAAAATTTAAAGAAAAACAATATAGAGTTTTTAGGATTTGTAGATAATAATAACGCTCAATTAAAAGTGATAAAGTAA
- a CDS encoding dTMP kinase codes for MNGLFITLEGPDGSGKSTIVKRLTTYLNEKEYDIITTRETRGNKNK; via the coding sequence ATGAATGGATTATTTATAACATTAGAAGGACCAGATGGCTCAGGCAAAAGCACAATAGTGAAACGACTTACTACTTACTTAAATGAAAAGGAATACGATATTATTACAACTAGAGAAACCAGGGGGAACAAGAATAAGTGA
- the tmk gene encoding dTMP kinase produces MKRNTILLQLEKPGGTRISEKIRDIILDNENIEMSFVTEALLYAASRAQHVHEKILPALKEGKIIICERFVHSSLVYQGIGRGIGIEKIKEINDFAIQGVKPDITLFFNIDPEVALKRKTSKNRGDRLEQEDINFHKEVYKGYLKIKEMYPDEIKLIDASKNIEEVFEQIKKAIEPLLQDLES; encoded by the coding sequence ATGAAAAGGAATACGATATTATTACAACTAGAGAAACCAGGGGGAACAAGAATAAGTGAAAAGATAAGAGATATTATATTAGATAATGAAAATATTGAAATGTCCTTTGTTACAGAAGCCTTATTATATGCTGCATCTAGAGCTCAACATGTTCATGAAAAAATATTACCAGCATTAAAAGAAGGAAAAATAATAATATGTGAACGATTTGTACATTCAAGCTTAGTTTATCAAGGCATTGGTCGAGGTATAGGTATAGAAAAGATAAAAGAGATTAATGATTTTGCCATTCAAGGTGTAAAGCCTGATATAACACTATTCTTTAATATAGACCCTGAAGTAGCATTAAAGAGGAAAACTTCAAAGAATAGAGGAGATAGGCTAGAGCAAGAAGACATTAATTTTCACAAAGAGGTATATAAAGGCTATTTAAAAATAAAAGAAATGTATCCTGATGAAATCAAATTAATAGACGCAAGTAAAAATATAGAAGAGGTATTTGAGCAAATAAAAAAAGCTATTGAGCCTTTATTACAAGACCTTGAAAGTTAA
- a CDS encoding cyclic-di-AMP receptor, which translates to MKLIIAIVQDEDAPKLVESLMKNNFGVTKLASTGGFLRAGNTTLIIGVKKERLDEAIGIIKKLCKSRKRVTTSPAPNTWSAGVYMPYPVEVNVGGATIFVVDVEDFQKI; encoded by the coding sequence GTGAAATTAATTATTGCTATTGTTCAAGATGAAGATGCTCCAAAACTTGTTGAGAGTTTAATGAAAAATAATTTTGGAGTAACTAAATTAGCATCTACAGGGGGATTTTTAAGAGCAGGAAATACTACTTTAATAATTGGTGTTAAGAAAGAAAGGTTAGACGAAGCTATTGGTATAATAAAAAAATTATGCAAATCAAGAAAGCGTGTAACTACATCACCTGCGCCTAATACCTGGTCAGCTGGTGTATACATGCCATATCCTGTGGAAGTTAATGTAGGAGGAGCGACTATTTTTGTTGTAGATGTAGAAGATTTTCAAAAGATATAA
- the holB gene encoding DNA polymerase III subunit delta', with amino-acid sequence MNFKDIIGQEKIVKNLQSAIKNNSIAHSYLFEGPESIGKSKLGKAFAKTLLCKENGVEPCDKCSSCIKIDSGNHPDLFIVGPSGNSFKKEQVDEIQRNMRILPYEGNRKVFILEDIQKMTQEAENGFLKTLEEPPEYAIIIMTVTNSYSILPTIVSRCQIIKFNPVQNNKIEQVLVNKYNKSSEEARFIASFSNGIVGKAIKLAESEDFKNLREEVISVINDTLNSDKFRVFSISQFFEQNKEYIDDILDMMLIWFRDLLIVKEMADAKFVINKDKTDILNDQSLKLSRSKLHDIIEEVKKTKNNIASNVNYQLAIEVMLLKIQEV; translated from the coding sequence ATGAACTTCAAAGATATTATAGGTCAAGAAAAGATAGTAAAAAATCTTCAATCAGCGATAAAGAACAATAGTATAGCCCATAGTTATCTTTTTGAGGGACCAGAGTCAATAGGTAAAAGTAAATTAGGGAAAGCTTTTGCAAAAACATTATTATGCAAAGAAAATGGTGTAGAACCTTGTGATAAGTGTTCATCATGTATTAAAATTGATTCAGGTAATCATCCAGATTTATTTATAGTAGGACCTTCAGGTAATTCTTTTAAGAAAGAGCAGGTTGATGAAATTCAGAGAAATATGAGAATTTTACCATATGAAGGCAATAGAAAGGTGTTTATACTTGAAGATATACAAAAAATGACTCAAGAGGCTGAGAATGGTTTCTTAAAAACATTAGAAGAGCCTCCAGAGTATGCTATAATAATAATGACTGTTACTAATAGCTATAGTATTTTACCTACTATTGTTTCGAGGTGTCAGATAATAAAATTTAATCCTGTTCAAAATAACAAAATAGAGCAGGTATTAGTTAATAAATATAATAAATCTAGTGAAGAAGCTAGATTTATAGCTTCTTTTTCAAATGGAATAGTTGGAAAAGCTATAAAACTAGCAGAATCTGAAGATTTTAAAAACTTGAGAGAAGAAGTAATTTCTGTTATAAACGATACGCTTAATAGTGATAAATTTAGAGTGTTTAGTATTAGTCAATTTTTTGAACAAAATAAAGAATATATAGACGATATACTGGATATGATGCTTATATGGTTTAGAGATTTATTAATCGTAAAGGAAATGGCTGATGCTAAATTTGTAATAAATAAAGATAAAACAGATATTCTTAATGACCAAAGCTTAAAGCTTTCAAGAAGTAAACTACATGATATAATAGAAGAAGTGAAAAAAACGAAGAACAATATAGCTTCAAATGTTAATTATCAATTAGCTATTGAAGTTATGCTTCTGAAAATTCAGGAGGTATAA
- a CDS encoding PSP1 domain-containing protein: MVTVVGVRFKKAGKIYYFDPDNIDIKEGDNVILETARGIEFGQVVVGPKEVNEEEIVPPLKKVIRLATEEDKEKHKENKEKEKEAFDICLKKIEEHGLKMKLIDVEYTFDNNKVIFYFTADGRVDFRELVKDLASIFRTRIELRQIGVRDEAKMIGGLGPCGRPMCCASFLGEFEPVSIKMAKEQNLSLNPAKISGICGRLMCCLKFEHKTYQKSLENMPEVGTIVSTPKGKGTVCETNVLLESVKVKLVSEDDTEEIVPFATDQIEVIENE, from the coding sequence ATGGTTACAGTTGTAGGAGTAAGATTTAAGAAAGCGGGTAAAATATATTATTTTGACCCTGATAATATAGATATAAAAGAGGGGGACAATGTTATTTTAGAAACAGCTAGAGGGATTGAGTTTGGTCAAGTAGTAGTTGGCCCTAAGGAAGTAAATGAAGAAGAAATAGTACCTCCTCTTAAAAAAGTTATAAGATTAGCAACAGAAGAGGATAAAGAAAAACATAAAGAGAATAAAGAAAAGGAAAAAGAAGCTTTTGATATATGTTTGAAGAAAATAGAAGAACATGGATTGAAAATGAAACTAATAGATGTAGAATACACATTTGATAACAATAAAGTTATATTCTATTTTACTGCAGATGGAAGAGTTGATTTTAGAGAATTAGTAAAAGACTTAGCTTCAATATTTAGAACTAGAATAGAATTAAGACAGATTGGAGTTAGAGACGAAGCCAAGATGATAGGTGGCTTAGGTCCATGTGGTAGACCTATGTGCTGTGCATCTTTTCTAGGAGAATTTGAACCAGTATCTATAAAAATGGCAAAAGAGCAAAATTTATCACTAAACCCAGCTAAGATTTCTGGTATTTGTGGAAGACTTATGTGTTGTTTAAAATTTGAGCATAAAACGTATCAAAAGTCTTTGGAAAATATGCCAGAGGTAGGAACAATAGTATCTACTCCTAAAGGAAAAGGTACAGTATGCGAAACTAATGTATTATTAGAATCTGTAAAGGTTAAGCTTGTATCTGAGGATGATACTGAAGAGATAGTTCCATTTGCAACAGACCAAATTGAAGTAATAGAGAATGAATAA
- a CDS encoding 4Fe-4S binding protein: MAYKITDACISCGACEPECPVGVISAGDDKYVIDAEGCIECGACANVCPVDAPVQE, from the coding sequence ATGGCTTACAAAATCACAGATGCTTGCATCAGCTGTGGAGCTTGTGAACCAGAATGTCCAGTTGGTGTAATCAGTGCAGGAGATGACAAATACGTAATCGATGCTGAAGGATGTATTGAGTGTGGAGCATGCGCAAATGTATGCCCTGTAGATGCACCAGTACAAGAGTAA
- a CDS encoding tRNA1(Val) (adenine(37)-N6)-methyltransferase, giving the protein MNEVNLKPNERIDDLQLKGLKIIQNPKWFCFGMDAVLLANYCDIKPNSTVVDLGTGTGIIPLIIWGKNKVKKIYGIEIQQEVAEMAQRTVKMNKIVEYIEILNIDLRNALETLGVNKYDVVTSNPPYKIVGAGKINPEDKKAISRHEIMCTLEDVIRVASRLLKHNGRFFLVHRPDRIVDIMCLLRKYKLEPKAIRFVHPKVGKKPNLVLIKSIKAAKPELKFQDPLYVYNDDGTYTDEIYEIYGMEK; this is encoded by the coding sequence ATGAATGAAGTTAATCTAAAACCAAATGAAAGAATAGATGACCTTCAATTGAAAGGTCTTAAAATAATACAAAATCCTAAATGGTTTTGTTTCGGAATGGATGCTGTTTTATTAGCAAACTATTGTGATATAAAGCCTAATTCTACAGTGGTTGACCTTGGTACAGGAACAGGTATAATACCGTTGATTATTTGGGGTAAAAATAAAGTGAAAAAGATATATGGGATAGAGATACAACAAGAAGTAGCAGAAATGGCTCAAAGAACTGTAAAAATGAATAAAATAGTAGAATATATAGAGATACTTAATATAGATTTAAGAAATGCATTAGAGACATTAGGAGTCAATAAATACGATGTAGTTACAAGTAATCCACCATATAAAATCGTTGGAGCCGGTAAAATAAATCCTGAAGATAAAAAAGCCATATCAAGACATGAAATAATGTGTACATTAGAGGACGTAATAAGGGTTGCTAGTAGACTATTAAAACATAACGGTAGATTCTTTTTAGTTCATAGGCCTGATAGAATAGTGGATATAATGTGTTTACTTAGAAAATATAAACTAGAGCCTAAAGCTATTAGGTTTGTTCATCCTAAAGTAGGTAAAAAACCTAATTTAGTTTTAATAAAGAGTATTAAAGCTGCAAAACCAGAACTGAAATTTCAAGACCCACTATATGTGTATAATGATGATGGAACCTATACAGATGAAATCTATGAGATATACGGAATGGAAAAGTAG
- the rsmI gene encoding 16S rRNA (cytidine(1402)-2'-O)-methyltransferase: MANKSTLYICPTPIGNLDDITIRVLNILKEVDLIAAEDTRHTIKLLNHFNIKKPLTSYHEHNKKEKGRVLIDKLLNGENIALVSDAGMPGISDPGEDLIRQAIENDINVVGLPGATASILALVVSGLPTDKFVFEGFLSSKKKERKESLTELKREKRTIILYESPHRLKALLKDIVEVLGDREIAVVRELTKKYEEVFRGTVSEAIKKINKEGVRGEFVVVIKGAENDQIKDEEKELWLDISIKEHIILYINKGFSKKEAIKKVSVERGIPKREVYKEAIEIQV; encoded by the coding sequence TTGGCAAATAAAAGTACACTTTATATATGCCCGACTCCTATAGGAAACTTAGATGATATAACTATAAGGGTACTTAATATTTTAAAAGAAGTTGATTTAATAGCAGCAGAAGATACAAGACATACTATAAAGCTTTTAAATCATTTTAATATAAAAAAGCCATTGACGAGTTATCATGAGCATAATAAAAAAGAAAAAGGAAGGGTACTTATAGATAAATTATTAAATGGAGAAAATATAGCTTTAGTTTCAGATGCAGGTATGCCAGGAATATCAGATCCTGGAGAAGATTTGATAAGACAAGCGATAGAAAATGATATAAATGTAGTTGGACTACCAGGAGCTACAGCTTCTATATTGGCTTTAGTAGTATCAGGATTGCCAACAGATAAGTTTGTATTTGAAGGGTTTTTATCATCAAAGAAAAAAGAGAGAAAAGAAAGTCTTACTGAACTAAAAAGAGAAAAAAGGACAATCATATTGTATGAATCACCACATCGGTTAAAAGCACTTTTAAAGGATATAGTTGAAGTTCTAGGAGATAGAGAAATAGCTGTTGTAAGGGAGCTTACTAAAAAATATGAGGAAGTATTTAGGGGTACTGTTAGTGAAGCCATAAAAAAAATTAATAAAGAAGGAGTTAGGGGAGAATTTGTAGTAGTAATTAAAGGAGCAGAAAATGACCAAATAAAAGATGAAGAAAAAGAACTATGGCTTGATATAAGTATTAAAGAACATATAATATTATATATAAATAAAGGTTTCAGTAAAAAAGAAGCAATAAAAAAAGTATCAGTAGAACGTGGAATACCTAAAAGAGAGGTTTATAAAGAAGCTATAGAAATTCAAGTTTAG
- a CDS encoding DUF1858 domain-containing protein yields MKRFTEDMHMYDIIKEDIRAIEVFERHGMNCSSCNAVYTGTLKDAAIIHHISINQLLDELNNLDKE; encoded by the coding sequence ATGAAAAGGTTTACAGAAGATATGCATATGTATGATATTATTAAGGAGGATATAAGGGCCATAGAAGTGTTTGAAAGGCATGGAATGAATTGTAGCAGCTGTAATGCAGTATATACAGGTACATTAAAGGATGCAGCAATAATTCATCATATATCTATAAACCAACTACTTGATGAATTAAATAATTTAGATAAAGAGTAG
- a CDS encoding AbrB/MazE/SpoVT family DNA-binding domain-containing protein encodes MKSTGIVRKVDELGRIVIPKELRNTFDIAEKDSLEIYVEGEQIILKKYAPACIFCGQAKDVVSFKGKNICPSCIEELKK; translated from the coding sequence ATGAAATCAACAGGTATAGTAAGAAAAGTGGACGAGCTTGGAAGAATTGTTATCCCAAAAGAACTTAGAAATACTTTCGACATAGCTGAAAAAGACTCTTTAGAAATCTACGTAGAAGGTGAACAAATAATTCTAAAGAAATATGCTCCAGCATGCATCTTCTGTGGACAAGCTAAAGATGTAGTTTCTTTTAAGGGTAAAAACATCTGTCCAAGCTGTATAGAAGAACTAAAAAAATAA
- a CDS encoding DNA double-strand break repair nuclease NurA, producing MLEISKELKDKIIELNDILNKNYKIIKDIKRKDKRNFVESNVGKIEKVNRLMSKKLEQISNKGGIVGVDGSRNKLGGTYPHFVEVFQGLAKSTIKKDNPIFEADFYTPICSEKEKDILFHISKENPSKEEISSFIRNYKLAYIELEVAIKAVDQLQPYVIMMDGSLIRYKIECTEKWYDLRKKCEENNIILIGVIKDIKTSIIGDKLIEEGVIPANIDYLYDREILYGLLDYGEMIIIDEDNLVEKKDDFNSCFIRTSKEPTVIGMDILNSQKDFIKEMADLVFTLTPEKSRGVPMWLDIVDNEVKISDNMMKGLLEKYLDRDILEKLFISERSKRTL from the coding sequence ATGCTTGAGATAAGTAAAGAACTTAAGGATAAGATAATTGAACTTAATGACATATTAAACAAAAATTATAAAATAATAAAGGATATTAAACGAAAAGACAAGAGAAACTTTGTCGAAAGCAATGTAGGTAAAATTGAAAAAGTGAATAGATTAATGTCGAAAAAATTAGAACAAATTTCTAATAAAGGTGGTATTGTAGGAGTAGATGGTTCAAGAAATAAATTAGGAGGAACGTATCCTCATTTTGTAGAAGTATTTCAAGGACTAGCTAAAAGCACTATTAAGAAGGACAATCCTATATTTGAAGCAGATTTTTATACTCCTATTTGTTCGGAAAAGGAAAAAGATATATTATTTCATATTTCAAAAGAAAATCCATCAAAAGAGGAAATTAGCTCTTTTATAAGAAATTATAAATTAGCATATATTGAATTAGAGGTTGCCATTAAAGCAGTAGACCAACTACAACCATATGTAATAATGATGGATGGTTCACTTATAAGATATAAGATAGAGTGTACAGAAAAATGGTATGACCTAAGGAAAAAGTGTGAGGAAAATAATATTATACTTATTGGAGTTATCAAAGATATAAAAACAAGTATAATTGGTGATAAATTAATAGAAGAAGGTGTAATACCTGCTAATATAGATTACTTATATGATAGAGAAATTTTATATGGACTATTAGATTATGGTGAAATGATAATTATTGATGAAGATAATTTAGTTGAAAAAAAGGATGATTTTAATTCTTGCTTTATAAGAACCTCGAAGGAGCCAACAGTAATAGGAATGGATATATTAAATAGTCAAAAAGATTTTATTAAGGAAATGGCCGATTTAGTATTTACTTTAACTCCTGAAAAAAGTAGAGGAGTTCCTATGTGGTTAGATATTGTTGATAACGAAGTAAAAATATCAGATAACATGATGAAGGGATTATTAGAAAAATATCTTGATAGAGATATACTGGAGAAATTATTTATTTCAGAGAGAAGTAAGAGGACGTTGTAA
- a CDS encoding ATP-binding protein — protein sequence MKVVGVTTQQEAHIASNERPFRINEVLIIMDKLQGELMGEVVETKSYNRYIPLNINGGMVDSSVIESLKAIGYSIDDETIHIAKIRLLEEAQYPVETGSDIRIPEFEEVKGLMINCSPREGLVAGVIKSTEEMTNGMDNSLQDIAPLFEDGRLKEQRGIPFIFDIKSMHQYPHIGIFGGSGSGKSFGMRVLLEEIMKLNIPTVVLDPHFEMDFSTCADYLEEKYKTDFKNKFKCLQIGYHVGVNFSDISTEDLKNLLGASGSLSDAMSNVVDVLHKRRDSYQSFYDRLKMLSEAQDMGSIAKMDRIIQSCDNHVERERWKQCKELFEKYDKSCPSSSVKGIIWRLTRLYNDGVFSNDIREIIDGIKAGKLVVIQGNIRLLQVFATYLLGSIYRKRRDYKDAQYKNAAADYFPPFIIATDEAHNFAPKAYDSPTKSVLKEISQEGRKYGVFLILATQRPTLLDETITAQLSTKFVFRIVRSSDIQTIKEETDLTNEEAKRLPYLKSGDAFISSAIIGRTIPVRIRAAKTSSPHTENPFDELVNQRTEEEKKFLKLIKEKLPITDVNINQVLEEIESQTDHSVTFDVDFLKSRLEELVEQGKIRKKKTAFCVSYEEIS from the coding sequence ATGAAGGTTGTAGGTGTAACTACACAGCAAGAAGCCCATATTGCATCAAATGAAAGACCCTTTAGGATAAATGAAGTTTTAATAATCATGGATAAATTACAAGGAGAGTTAATGGGAGAAGTTGTAGAAACTAAATCATATAATAGATATATACCTTTAAATATAAACGGAGGTATGGTTGATTCCTCAGTTATAGAGTCATTAAAGGCTATAGGATATAGTATAGATGATGAAACTATACATATAGCTAAAATAAGACTTCTTGAGGAAGCACAGTATCCTGTAGAGACTGGTTCAGACATAAGAATACCTGAGTTCGAAGAGGTAAAGGGACTTATGATAAACTGCTCTCCTAGGGAAGGATTAGTAGCTGGAGTGATTAAAAGTACTGAAGAAATGACAAATGGAATGGATAATTCGCTACAGGATATAGCACCACTATTTGAAGATGGTAGATTAAAAGAACAAAGGGGCATTCCATTTATATTTGATATTAAGTCAATGCATCAGTATCCCCATATAGGGATATTTGGAGGTTCAGGTTCAGGTAAGTCATTTGGTATGAGGGTTCTATTAGAAGAAATTATGAAACTGAACATACCAACTGTAGTATTAGACCCTCATTTTGAAATGGATTTTTCTACTTGTGCCGATTATTTAGAAGAAAAATATAAAACAGACTTTAAAAATAAATTTAAATGTCTGCAAATAGGTTATCATGTAGGTGTTAACTTCAGTGATATTTCAACTGAAGACTTAAAGAATCTATTAGGAGCTTCAGGTTCTCTTTCTGATGCGATGAGTAATGTTGTAGATGTATTACACAAAAGAAGGGACTCATATCAAAGCTTTTATGACAGGTTGAAAATGCTTTCTGAAGCTCAAGATATGGGCTCAATAGCTAAAATGGATAGAATTATTCAAAGCTGTGATAATCACGTTGAAAGAGAAAGATGGAAACAATGTAAAGAATTATTTGAGAAATATGATAAATCCTGTCCCAGCAGTTCAGTGAAGGGGATAATATGGAGGCTTACAAGATTATATAATGATGGAGTTTTTAGTAACGATATTAGAGAGATAATAGATGGCATAAAGGCTGGTAAATTAGTAGTAATTCAAGGTAATATTAGATTATTACAAGTGTTTGCTACTTATCTTTTAGGTAGTATTTATCGTAAAAGAAGAGATTATAAGGATGCACAGTATAAAAATGCTGCAGCAGATTATTTTCCACCGTTTATAATAGCAACAGATGAAGCTCATAACTTTGCACCTAAAGCATATGATTCCCCAACAAAATCTGTTTTAAAGGAGATTTCTCAAGAGGGAAGAAAATATGGAGTATTTTTAATTTTAGCTACACAAAGACCAACATTACTAGATGAAACAATAACTGCCCAATTAAGTACAAAATTTGTATTTAGAATAGTAAGAAGCTCAGATATACAAACTATAAAAGAGGAAACTGATTTAACTAATGAAGAAGCAAAAAGGCTTCCATACCTAAAGTCTGGAGATGCTTTTATTTCATCAGCTATTATTGGAAGAACGATACCTGTTAGAATAAGGGCGGCAAAAACTAGTAGTCCTCATACAGAAAATCCTTTTGACGAGTTAGTTAACCAAAGAACTGAAGAAGAGAAGAAGTTTTTAAAACTGATAAAGGAAAAATTACCTATAACAGATGTGAATATCAATCAAGTATTAGAAGAAATAGAAAGTCAAACAGACCATAGTGTAACCTTTGATGTGGACTTCTTAAAAAGTAGATTAGAAGAGCTTGTTGAGCAAGGAAAGATAAGAAAGAAAAAGACAGCTTTTTGTGTATCCTATGAAGAAATAAGCTAA